The Vitis riparia cultivar Riparia Gloire de Montpellier isolate 1030 chromosome 3, EGFV_Vit.rip_1.0, whole genome shotgun sequence genome segment CTCCACTGTTGCATTGAACCCTAGCGCACCCAAGACGCACTGAGTTGCTCCAAACAACCTGAGTATAGTGCAGGCATTCCCCACCCACGCATGAGTTGGAGTTGTAGTCATAATAAGGCTTCTCGGCCACCCACATGTTCACTGCATCGGTGCCTGTCAATGAAGGGCTGCCCCAGGCAAGGTTCTCTCCGTAAGGCCCACCTGAATGCACTAGATTGCAGTCGCCAATCCTCTGGTTAGCATAGTTCTGGGCGTAGGTAGCCACAGTGTCGTCCCATGTTATAGACCCAACACCAACTTGTGCCCGCGCTGTATTGTGAGCATTGACGTAGTCCTGTGGAGAGTTCTGGGCATAGCAGGTGTGAGCTAGAGCTAACCCCATGAGACCAACAAGGAGTGGCAATGAAATCTTACACAACCCCATCTTTAGTTTCTTTGAAGAGAAGTGAGGTTATTGATGAGAAATGAGGCTTGATTcgaagggtatttataggggaGATATATAGAAGCAGCATAATCTCTAAGTCATGCCCTCCCAAACTTACCCCTTGGGCATGGTCGTTGTGGTCGCCTTCACGCTTAAAAGATCAACAACTGAAAAAATAGTTAATTAGCACTAAGATCAAAATGACTTCCATGCATGTTCAAATTTTTCCTAAGGAATAATCAACACTATTGAAAATTCTTCTATGTTTTGGAAATCTTCTAGGGTTAAACCTGGCGGCCAGACCAGTTTGATCAAGACTAGCGAACTTTCTTCTAAAAGGACATGTATAAagaattaaaagggaaaatagtgTTGAtgtgaaatcaaaattattttcacatatATTCTTGACACTGATCAgccaatatttttcttatattaaaaaaaaaaattaaaaacagcCCTTTTAAAACCTTTGATCACGGACGAATTTACTCGTGGTTCTTCAAATTCTGCTAATACATGATACAGATTATCCTAACCGGTTTGAATGCTCGACTGAAACAAGGTGTCTGGTCTTTTAATGTTAGATTTCGAGATTCTGTGGAAAGTTGGTTAAGACTTAAGAGACACTTGTGGGTAGACCATGAAAGTTGAATAATTTATCGTGTAACACATTATTTGAGCAAGCAAGTAATGTGTTACACATCATGTGATTTAATTTTTGTGAGTTTATTCCTTATTCTTATTCTTGGCTATTTTTGTGACATCACGATTGGCGGACTGTTGGTAGCAAAGGGAGACAAAAGTTACGAGGACTTTTAGCTcgtaatttaataaaaattattgtggATGTAGAGTTATTCTTGAAAGactagaaacattttttaacatttagaaaatttttctttataaaaataaagtatttgataagcattaaaaatttaagaaatttggaATTATCACTTGATATGATATTTattccaaaaattattattattttttgttatgtatTCTATTCCATTactagaaatattttcaaatttattttttaaattacattcaAACATGAACTAAATCTCGATTAAGTTTTTATGATAGAAAtattatcaacaaaaatttaaaagtgcTTTTACAAGAATTGCTCCTGAACGCATTGACAAAATCATGATGATTTTGAGTGAAAATTTCCATGGTATTAGATTTagttcttttctattttaaggTTATATATGTTATGCTAGAATAGGAGAATATCATGACTTCTAATGAAATATAACATCtttgaatattatatttatatctaaTTAGATATTAAATAATGCTCATGTGTGATTTATAGAATGAATAAATGAACTGAAAAATATATTGCATCTGATTGCttgtttttaaacaaatataaaatcgttcgtttgtttattattactatttgaaaatcattctataatttattatttgtgtaattatttttatttatttgttataacatttatgaataaaattaatatttaaatatcacATAATATCTACTATTAGTATATTTAAGTTGTAGtatccatattttttaattgttttttcaaattttaattttaatttttctaatttaatttttattttattttataaaatatgtaatataaagaaaattttaaaataaagaaaatatatgacaTGAATAGATTCAAGAAACATGGAATACGTATATATCATGTCTCAACTTAGAATTATTATATCTCATGATATAAATATGAAGTTGGATGAGTTATCCTATTGTATGTATGATTAAATATGAGATACAATGAGCATTGAGATAATTAATTTATCCATCtttaatcaaatatgaaataaaatatgttatcctATTCTTTATCCAATTATAATAACTAACTAACATAATTTAAGTCTAAACCAGAAACTCTAGTGGTATTTGTTtgatatgtttttgtttttatttatacaatTCTTGatacaaattaatataaaaatatcatttaaaattcaaataaaagttaaactctttttatttagataaaatatctaaaaataaaatttaacttaaaaaataaattatattgaaaagattgaaaataaatataaataaaaatagtaggGCTttgtaaaactatttttaaattttaaaaaaaattgtaagcaTTTAACTTCTCATAATACCAAAAACCTCAAAATCCTAAACtactttgtttaaaaaatattaagatggGATATTACAAGTGTGTTTCGGATTGTTTCTTCTTAGAGGTGTTTTTAGTGAGAGTGTTTTATTtcgaaatatttttaagataatcacctatgaaatgtttttctaaaaaagcattacaaataattttttaatgctacaagtaatttttcaaaattttaaaaatatttcataaattttatcaaacaactaatattagttttaaaacattttttaggttaaaaacatttcctaaaattattattaaacagACTCTTTATTTGGTTAAAAAGTTTAGAAGGAGGAAAACAAaagctcaaaaaaaaaaaaaaaaaaaaaaaaaaaaaaaaaaaaaaactatcttcCTATGTTTAaataatatggaaaaaaaaaaagaatgaaaaatatcaaggaatccaagaacaaaataaattataattttctttatctttgtcttcttttttttccttcaaactttccaCAACCAGCCATATGCTCTAAGTTAACATATATATTATAACGACAGATTAAAAGCTTTGCCAAATTAATTGGGTCTTGGTAGactttaagaaaaatacaaaacaaattgGTTAAATGGTTATGTAGAAGTCTTGAGAGAGCCCAACTTGGGAATTACGTATCCAATTATAATGCTTGGAAAAGTCAAAATGATGAATTTCTTGTATGAATCTAGATGAAGTTTGGCCTATATAAGGAAAAATGACATTATGGTCACTGGTGGTAGGCGTCAATCACGGGACAAACATAAGCTTGTGATGGAAAATTCACTTGACCGGAGATTAATGCTGTAGGAATAATGTCATTGGACTAAGGATTTTGCTAAAGAATTTTCAGAGCTCACATGGTGTGGAGTAGTTTTCTAATTTGTGACTCCGCTTGATTGGACAGCTTAGAAAAATTGTTTAGTTTTAGT includes the following:
- the LOC117911564 gene encoding basic form of pathogenesis-related protein 1-like yields the protein MGLCKISLPLLVGLMGLALAHTCYAQNSPQDYVNAHNTARAQVGVGSITWDDTVATYAQNYANQRIGDCNLVHSGGPYGENLAWGSPSLTGTDAVNMWVAEKPYYDYNSNSCVGGECLHYTQVVWSNSVRLGCARVQCNSGGWFVTCNYDPPGNYQGQHPY